GCCCAACAAATCATAAACAGGCACACCTAAATATTTTCCAACAACGTCATAACAAGCAATATCCAGCGCCGCTTTAGCAGTCGGTACCCCATAAATTGCCGCATCCATAATGTCGTGAATACGTTCCATATTCTTCGGATCTTCACCAATTAATTTTGGTGCTAACGTATTTTTAATCACTTCAAATGTAGATGTCAAACTTTCTCCCGTCACATGCTCGTCCGCAACACCTTCCCCGTACCCAACATGCCCTGTATCTGTTGTGATTTTTACAATAATAGAAGGCATATCGTCATAACGTGCATAACTAATCACAAAAGGTTCATATAGCGGCAGACGAATCGCAAAAATTTCTATCTCTGTAATCTTCATCTTTATCAAATCCTCTCGTACTTCTTATCTTTGAATACTTTATTTTTACAAGTTTCTATTTAATCCTACCGTTTATTTCATTTCAATTCAAAAAGTTTTTCTTATACCGCGCTAATATTACAAAAATATTACATTTCGTGTCCTTGTATATATTTTAGTAGCCATGGTTACTACTACTCTAAAGGCGAAATGCTCATATGAACAAAAGAAGCCTTTTGGAATATGAAAATGTTGAATTTAAAGAGGAGGAAATTTTTTTATGCAAAGACATATCGTAGGTCTAATGCTTGCAATCGCATTAGTCATAGGATTGACTGGAGGACAAGCTACAGTAGAAGCATCTTCCACGTACAATGTTCAAACTGGAGACACAGTATGGGACATCGCACAAAACGATGATATTAGCGTAGATGACTTGTTTACTTGGAATGAATTAGAATCACAGTCACCGCATACCTTAACTGAACAAGAAAAAAAGATTGAAAGTAAAAACGGCACTTATATCGTCCAAAAAGGGGATACACTTTCTAAAATTGCAAAAATGCATCAAATCTCCTTATCGAACTTGATGAATTGGAATGGATTAACAGGTCACTTAATCTATCCTGGACAAGAACTATCCGTAGATGGCAAGAATCCAAAAGCACCACCCAAAAATGTCGCAAAGGCGGTAACCCCATCTACCCCTGCCACGGAAAATAAAACAACAAAAGAGCCAACAAAACAACCTGCTCAGAATAATAAGGCAGCGAATCAAACAACAAATAAAACTGCGAACAATTCAACCAAAAGCAACCAAGCTCCAGTATCGGCATCCGGGAAAGAAATGACGGTCACTGCTACCGCCTATACCGCATATTGCCAAGGTTGTTCGGGAACAACCTATACAGGAATTGATTTACGGGCAAATCCGCATCTTAAAGTTATCGCGGTCGATCCGTCCATCATCCCTCTCGGCTCCCGTGTATGGGTTGAAGGTTACGGTGAAGCAATCGCTGGTGATATCGGCGGTGCCATTAAAGGGAATATCATTGATGTCTTCATTGAAAATCAACAAGATGCATTAAACTGGGGACGTCGAACAGTACAAATTAAAGTTTTAGACTAAGGTATATACGAAAGACAAAGTCAGTACTGACTTTGTCTTTTTTCATGAAATAATTTAAAAAGAATTCAGTACGAGTAAAATATTTGTGGGGGATAAATAAAAATTCCATAACACAATTAATCTCCGTTCCAATCGGACGCTTTCCGCGGGCACGGCTTCAATCTCCTCGTCGCTGCGCTCCTGCGGGGCTTTCAGCTCGCGCTGTTCCCGCTGGAGTCGCCGATCTCCACTCCGATTAATTGATATGCACATGGAATAATTTAGATTAAAATGCATCAAAAAAAGGGCCCTCTTCTTGTATAGTGAAGTTTGCACTCAAACACTACAGGAATGAACCCACATAATTTAGAGTTACACTAAATTAACAACATTGAAAGAGATAGAAACGGATTTTTTTCAAACACCTCAACAAACTAAAGTTATTTATAAACAAGTTTTATTAAGTTATATGCACTTATAGAAATATATATAAAGAATCTCTGTTGATTGGAGTGCAGAGCGGCGACTCCGGTGGGATTAGCGGGACAGGTGAGACCCCGCAGGAACGCGGTTTTCGTGACGAGGAGGCTCACCGCCCGCCCCACGGAACGCGTCCGCTCGGAACGGAAATCAACATGGTTTATTTGGCATTTTTAAAAACGGGGTACTAAACTATTTAAGAAGAAAAAACTTATGCTTAGAAAAGTACCTACAAAAACTTGACTCAATCAGAATTCATAAAGATCATGCGCTTTTCAATTCCCTGTTAAATGCTATCATGAATATACATAGTAGTTGCACCCCTCTCATGAAGGAAGTGTAAATAATGAAAGATGATCACCATTCTTCTGATGAATTAACGGAAGAAGAGTTTATTGAACTTGTATTAGAGGAACAGCAAGAGGCATTAAGAAAAGCTAGACTTGAAAAAGATGCACCAAAACCAAAGCGGCCATTTCCAAGATGGACCTTTTGGATAATGGCACTTGTTCTTACATTTAGTACATTTTCTGCTATTTTTGAAGTATATTCTATCCCCGCGATTGAATTTCTAAAAACGTCTGCAAAATTATCGCAAGATGAGGAAATCGCTGACTTCAAAAAATCAGTGGTCGTTGTCACAACTGATGATGGGAAAGGAACCGGATTTTCGATTACAAGTGATGGTAAAATCATTACAAATTATCATGTGATTGAAGGAAATAATCGAGTCATTGTTACGTTTCCTGACGATGGACGATTTACGGCTACAGTGGTTGATACCTTTCCCACCATTGATCTTGCTGTACTTCAAGTCGATGGTAAAAATCTTCCGTTTTTAACCGTTGCTGATGAAATCGATTTTTCTACGGAAGCACCGATTCGTTTTATCGGAAATCCGCTTAGTTTCCATGGAATCGCCAATGAAGGAACGTTGCTTGATTTTACACAGTTGTCTGACTGGGATAAAGAAGTGATGATGATTCAAGCACCTGTCTATCGTGGGAATAGTGGAAGTCCGGTCTTTAACCAAAACGGTGACGTGATCGGTGTTATTTTTGCAACCATGACGGACCATACATACGGAAAAATCGGTCTCGTTGTGCCAATCGAATACTTCCATCAAGCACATGAAAAACCAGGTGAAGAGTAAGATTCTTCACCTGGTTTTTTACACTTCTATTACGACAGGCAGGATCATTGGCCTTCTTTTCGTTTCAACATATAACAGCTGCTCGGTCGCTTTTTTCAGTGTCTGTCTAACAATCCCTTGCTGATTTCTGTTCACACCTTGCAATTCAGCCACTTTCTTAATCACTAACTCATTTACTTCTTGCATCAATTCTTCCGCATCACGCCTATACACAAATCCTCTAGAGATGATGTCTGGATTAGAAACAAGCTCCCCGTTTTTTCGATTAATCGTCACGACAATTATCACAATGCCTTCCTCGGATAAAAGTTTTCGGTCACGTAGGACGACATTGCCGACATCACCAATGCCTAATCCATCTACAAAAATATGCCCGGAATGAACCGACTTCGTTTGACGGGCTTCTCCACCTGTAATTTCGATGACATCACCGTTATTCATAATGAAGATATTATCTAATTCGATGCCGACAGATTCAGCAAGTGAGCGATGCTTATGAAGCATTCTAAATTCACCGTGAATCGGCATAAAATATTTCGGTTTCATCAGCGTTAACATAAGCTTTAACTCTTCCTGACACGCATGTCCCGAAACATGTAATCCCGTTCCTGAACCATAAATAACATTTGCGCCAAGATGCAGTAAATTATCAATCACTTGTGTCACGTTTTTTTCATTGCCAGGAATTGGCGATGAGGCAAAAATCACAGTATCATCAGGATGAATCTCCACTTGACGAAAATTAGATGTCGATAGTCGAGATAACGCAGCCATTGCTTCCCCTTGACTTCCCGTACATAATATAGCGACTTCTTCCGGGTCAAATTGGTTGATATCTTGCTTTTCAATTATCATGCCTTCCGGAATATGCAAATAGCCAAGCTCCTCCGCTACGGACACGACATTCACCATACTTCGACCAAGTAAGACAAGTTTACGATTTGTTTTATATGCAGCATCTACCACTTGTTGGACACGATGAACATTTGACGCGAAAGTAGAGATAAATATTTTTTTCCGTGCTTTTCTAAACTCTTCTTCAATCTTTTTACCAATTATCCGCTCAGATGGGTTGAAGCCCGGTCGTTCTGCGTTTGTACTTTCCGATAATAAAAGCAACACACCTTTTGAACCGATTTCCGCCATTTTATTAATATCCGCATAATCATCATTAATTGGCGTAAAATCAAACTTAAAATCGCCGGTATGTACAACGATTCCCTCAGGCGTATGAAAAACAATTCCTAAACAGTCTGGAATACTATGATTTGTTTTAAAAAACGTGACATCCATCGTCCCGAAGTTCAAGCTTGAGTCCCCGTTAATAAGCTGCAAATCAGTATTTCGTAGAAGTCCATGTTCCTTTAATTTTATTTTAATTAATCCGAGCGTTAATCGCGTTGCATATACAGGAACATTAATTTGCTTTAAAAAATAAGGTATGCCGCCAATATGATCTTCATGTCCATGTGTAACGAGGAGACCACGAATTTTCTCTCGATTTTCTTTCAGATAAGCAATATCTTGGATAATTAAGTCTACCCCTAACGAACTTTCATCCGGAAACTTTGAACCACAGTCAACGATAACAATGTCATCCCCATATTGAATTACATACATATTTTTACCAATTTCATTTAGTCCACCTAACGCAAAAACGGATAATGTATTCGTATTCAAAGATAATAACCTCCTTATATCTATTCAGATTTCATTTACACGAAACTTGATTAAAGTATGTCCTAAACGGAATATATTATGAATTGGTTTGAAGCACTTAATTGCCCAAATTCAATTGGGTAACTCTTTGAATTATGGCAATCCTACTCAGAAAGGAGGACAGTCAATGGCTAAAAATAATAAAATTCTTGTACCCGAGGCAAGGGACGAATTAGATAAACTAAAAGTGGAAGTGATGAAGCAACAAGGTTTTCAAGTACCAAAAGATCATCCAGACAATGTTAAATTTGAAGTTGCAGATGAACTTGGGATTCCATTATCTAAGGGGAAAAACGGACAAATCACTGCGGAAAATGCTGGTAAAATTGGCGGTTCTATTGGCGGAAATATGGTGAAAGAAATGGTTAGAATGGCCCAACAGCAAATGGTAAATCGAGACAAGGAATAACATAAAGCAAAGAGAGATAGCAATCACAGTTGCTATCTCCCTTTAATTATTTATCTTGTTTCCGGTCTTCCGGAGAAAAATCTGAGCGTTCAAATTCCTCTGCTGCCTCGGCAAGTCGCATTTGAGCTTCCTGGTAATTTTCATTGCCATCTTTATGGTTTTGCGCTAAATTCTGTCGTGCAATTTCTTGCTGATTCAACCTTGGATCTCGATGTTGGATAAAGCTATTCGAATGTTCTTGACGATTTATATTGAGCTTTACCCCTCTATCATGATGTGATTTATTATCTTTTTTCGCCACAGTTGCCACTCCTTTGTTGGAATTAACGAATTGTGATTAGTATTCGCTGTTTCTGCGACGGTATACATGAACGAATTGCATGATGGTTTTTTTGGCCATGACTACAGATAATTCTTGGCTTTTCGTCTGCGCAACTTATTTCTAATTTTTTTACTAAAAGTTGCCGCAACGAGATAAAATGATAGCGCAATACCTGTAACCGCCGTGATAAGCGATATCCATTCAAACAGTGTATAATTCATAAAATCTTTCCACCCCGAATGCGTTTTCCAGTCTTCAATCACTAGATTCATCCCGTAAATACCTGAGATGACTGTGAAAATCGTAAGGATAAATAGCAACGTATTCATTCGGTCAGCCGCTAAGTTTTCTTGACTCTTATACAACGCTTGCAAAGTATTAGTCACTTCTTTGAAATACGAATCAATTTGGAAGGCTTTACGGAACATAATAGTCAATTCTTTTCCCTCTGCTCGCGTACTTACGTCTTTGTTATAATACAACGAAGAAAATAAAGTTATAAATTTGATAAGAGATTTTACATATTCATCATCTTTATCCCAGTCAATTTTACTATATTCATAAGCTACTCGAAGCAACATCGTTTTATAAAAATAATGCAAAAGATAATTATAATAGTGCGTTCCCATAAACTGAGATAGCATTCTCTCTGTATCATTTGGCAGTTCGTTTGAGATTGTCATAAAAGCGTGTCCAGTTATGATTGTGTATGTATGAGGCGCCCATCTGTCATGCATATATTTATTAAGAAAGCGTTGTACATAAGATGGATTATTTGCTGAAATAAAAACCTCACCATTCGGCGTTCGTCCATCTATAGTTCCCATTCGGTACAATTGATCCTCTGTAATTGGAGTATTATCCAGACTAAAAAGAAACGCCGAAACTAACATTCTTTCATCCTCAATGTAAGGGAATGAACCAAAATATCTATCTGGTTTCTCATCAGGCAACATGTATCTCTCCATTACCGGACAAAGCAATGTAAATAGAAAATCATAAACAGATATAGAATTTCCGCTTTGTGGATGCAATATGTATGCGCCGCGCTCTTCATCTAACTTAGACTCCACCGCTCTAAAATGTTGGGCAAAATCGAGAACGTCTGCAAGATCTTTTTCTTCTTTGTCCAACGTTACTCTTATCGTTAAAAATGCAAATCCAAAGGGGCCTAGCATAACATCTATAGTTGGAACATAAAACGGAAACGTCTTGCCATGAATACAAATGATAAAAGATTCTCCGATCGACTTCGTAAAACGGTGAAACCCATGTTCATTTAAGGATTCCGGAAACAGAATATGTTCTGTGTAAGGCAAAAAATATTGTTCTAGTTCTTGAGTATCAACTGAAATTTCGTCTCCAAATATATTTTCATGGTCCTTATTTTGGTCATTTAATTTAAAGAAAGCAAATCCATTCTCTTCGAGTGAACGAGCAAAATCCAACTTTTCTCCATTGTCAAACCCTACCGGTAAAATGAAGGAAAGATACGTTCGACCAATTGACAGTTCTGTTGCTTTTATTTTTTCTATCATTAGGTATCGCCCTTTCCACAAGCTTAAAGACTTGTAATGGGATTTCCCGAATGAGAGAAAAGTAAACCTACGCTATCCTTGAAGTCTTTCTGAAGATCAAGGAGATTTTAGGTTTCATTGAATAAAATTGGGGTATATTAAAAATACAAGGCTACATTACTAATTGAAGAACTGTGAATCACAGGGAACCATTTACGTGGAACTGCACAGCCTTGGCGGAAAATTTGCATGACTGACGGACAAACAATCTCGTCATGATTCTTATGGGACAGACAAAGGATGTTTAGTCAGAAAATAAGTTTTTTGTTTAAGTCCAACAAAAGCCTACTGTGGAAGGTCTGTGTTACAGACAGAAAATTGTAACCTCCTTATCCCCATCGGATTAAGAAGACAGTATGGCATTATTGACTGGAAGACGAGAAAAAAGTATCGTCAGACAGAATGGTATTGTAGACAAATTTTCCGAAAGAAGTTGAAAAAGCATGGTTGCTTTTTTTAGCACCATGCTTTTTGCAATTTTTATGAAACAATAATATCTTTCAGACTTCATACAATAAGATAAGTTGATTGTAACCATTAACTGAAAGGTTGTGATTCAATGAAATGGTTCGGCGGCATTTTAGTAAATGCCTTTCTATTTCTACTGCTCTCTTTAATTATTCCTAGCTTTCATGTCGAAAGCATAGGTACCGCCATTTTGGCCAGTTTCATTTTAGCGCTCGTCAATATACTCGTCCGACCTCTGCTTGTTTTATTTACATTACCCGCTACAATTTTTACGCTCGGTTTATTCTTATTCATTATTAACGCCTTAATGTTAATCCTTACACATAAAATCGTCGGAAATGGGTTTGTCATTGACAGTTTTGGAATCGCATTACTCATTGCGTTTCTGATGTCAATCTTGAATCTGATTTTGAACACGACTGTTTTAAAAGCCTCATATAAACTCGGCTAACTTCTAGCAGAGTTTATTTGTTTCATCATTTACTCGCAATAAGAAACAGATGTGCTATAATCAGTTTCCTTGACGTTAGACTAAAGGAAAAGTTTTGTTTTATTGGAGGAAGATTAATTTGAGGAAGTTTGTATTAGTTCCTTTGCTTTTATTATCTGTATGGCTTTTAGCTAGTTGTACAAATGACGTGACGCCCCCTAATGGGAAAAAGATTGATGAAAATAGTATGCAAGTAGTAACTTTTGAAACATCTCCATTTTTACGTGTTCATTACATTGAGGCTGGACAGGCAGATGCGAGTTTACTGCAATTGGTTGATGAAGAGGAAACCATCAATATTTTAATTGATACAGGAGATTGGAATGCGAACGATGTGGTTACTTATTTACAAAAAGAAAAAATTAGCGAGATTGACTTAATTACAGTTACGCATCCACATGCGGATCATCTAGGGCAATTGGATAAAATCATTAACACTTTCACTGTTGGAGAAGTATGGATGAACGGGGACACAACGAATTCCCAAGTATTTCTGAATGCTCTAGAGGCGATTGAAACAAATGAAGTTGATTACTATGAACCAAGAGCAGGCGAAACGTTTGATATCGGTCCCCTACAAATCGATGTTGTACATCCCACCGATTTATCGTTAAATACAAATAGTAACTCAATCGTTATGCGTATCCAATACGGCGATATTGCTTTCTTGTTCACAGGCGATGCAGAGCGTGCGGCAGAAGATAAAATGCTTGCAAGCGGCGCTAATTTAAACGCCCACATTTTACATCTTGGCCATCATGGTTCTAAAACGTCAACCAGTGTACCATTTTTAGAAGCAGTCAATCCTGAAGTTGCGATTTATTCAGCAGGAATGAATAACGCCTATGGTCTTCCGGATATGGAAGTGATTGGGCGAGTAAATGCACATCATTCAATCGTTTATGGAACAGATAAATACGGTACAATATTAGTAGAGACAGATGGTCATAAATATCATATTATGACTGAAAAACAAGGCACGCTACCTCCCCCAGTTCTAGCTGATACATGTGTCAACATTAACACAGCTTCTACTGAAGACTTACAACAAATCATACATATTGGGGAGAAAACTGCCGCAGAACTTGTACGGCTTCGTCCATTTCAAACTTTGAATGATCTACTTACCCTCAACGGGATTGGTGAAAAACGTTTGGAAGATATTAAAGATCAGAATTTGGCTTGTATAGGAGGATAATAAATGGATTCAGCATACTATGATCGGATGTCAGGTAACAATCAAGCTGTACTTCTCGTAGAAAGTATTCAAAAAGAATTTATACTTCCCGCTACTTCACTCCCATCAGGTAGTAAGCCTGGCAGTTGGTTTCATGTTACTGTCCAGAATGATACCATCACTTCAATTAAAATTGATGAAGCTAAAACGAGTGCAATGAAGGACGACATCCAAAGCCGTCTAGCACGTCTTCAATCCAATAAGAAAAGTCGTTTTAAACGGCGATAATTTGAAAGGAGTCCTTAGGGGCTTCTTTTTTATTAGCTCGAGGTAGACGGGGAGTGGACAATTACTGAAAGAGTAAAAGACTAAATGCGGTCTGTTGATCCACATTTCCACATTTAGTCTATTTCCATTAAGGAAGGTTATTCAAAAAGTTTTGATAGGCAAATCCTTTTACTTCGTCTTCACGATAACGCTTTAATAATTCATTAATTAAATTTGGGTGCATGGAGGCATCTTCTAACTGAATAATTTTTGTGGAAATCCCGTCAAAGTCTGAACCTAACCCGATGTGATTAACGCCACCTAAAGAACAAAGATGGTCAATATGCAATATGAGGTCATCAATTGTCACATCGCCTTCACTTTTTACAAACTGGGGACAATAAACAACATGAACCAACCCGTTTTTTGCAAACATCGCTGACACTTGTTTATCAGATAAATTTCTTGGATGGTCACAAATTGCTTTCGCATTTGAATGACTGGCAATTGGATACTTTGCTTCTTCCATCACATCCCAAAAAGCATTTTCACTTAAATGCGAGACATCTGTTAAGATTTTATGGTCGTTATTAAATTGGACAACCTCACGTCCAAAGTCAGTGAGGCCTGCTCCCCTAGGTTCTCCCACCCCGTCAGCCGCTAAATTGGCATTATTCCAAGTGAGTCCAATAGAGCGAACACCTAGCTCATATAAAATGGTCAACTTTTTCAAGTCATTCCCAATCGCATCCACACCTTCTAACGTTAATAACGCCCCGATTTCCCCCTCTTGTAATGTATCAAAATCACTCCATTCCTTAATGAGCTTCATATTCTGATTTTTTCCGAGCACTTCTGTGTAAAAATAATACACTTGGTCCAGTACTGCTTGGAACTTTTCATTTGCATCCATATTAGGCCATATGAAAATGGCAAATGCTTGCACGCGAACATTGCCCTTTATTAGCTTTTCATAATTCGTATCCAGTTCTGGTGCGTTTTCAAATGATAATTTTCCTTTTGCTTCATATAACCTCAGTAAGACATCACAGTGTAGATCAATGACATGCATTTTTTACCCTCTACTTTCCTGGCTTTTGTGAATAAATGCCTCAAAAATTTTAATAGAAATCTTATCCTCTTTTTGTACCAATGCTTCTGGATGCCATTGTACACCTAAAACAAATGGGTGAATTGTACTTTCGATTGCCTCGATCACCCCATCGGTTGCAATGCCGCAAATCTGCAATGGTTGTGGTACATCTTTCACGGCTTGATGATGAAATGAGTTTACTTTTATCCTTTCTTCATTCACAAGTTTTTGAAGTAAACTTCCTTTTTTTAATTTCACGAAATGGCTTGGGTGACAAGTAGGTGCCTGTTGACTATGTTGAATCGTTGTTTTTTCACGTTGATGATAGATATCTTGGTACATATTTCCACCTACCGCAACATTTATAATTTGAAGACCGCGACAAATGCCAAGCAGCGGCTTTCTCGTCCGTAACACCTCTTTTGCTAATGCAATTTCAGCAACATCACGCATTGGGTCTACCTTGCCTAGGTGAATATGTGGCTCCTCGCCAAATAAAGTCGGGTCAATATCACCACCGCCCGTCAGCACAATCCCATCTACAACACGAACTAGATCCCCTATATTCTTCGATAGATTACTCGGGAGAATGATTGGGTTTCCACCCGCTTTTAAAATTGCTTGGATATATGTCGCATTGACAATGGCTGCACCCTTTTTGTTTCTGCTTGCCGTAATCCCAATAACTGGTTTGATTGCTACTCCTCCTTTTTTACGTACATGCGAAGTCCGTAAAACAATGCCCACGCCTCATCATTTTCATTGAAATAAAAACGAATAGGCTCTTCAATCGGTTTTAGAACAAGGGTCTCTTCGTTACTTGCACGAAGCATGTAATTTTTCCCTTCTACCGTTGCTTGTAGCTGTCCAATGGCTGAGCTAATTTCGATGACTGCTCCTTCTCCTGTTTGATACGTCCCGATAAACTTCGGCAATTCATACTCCTTCATATGATAATGGGGTTCAATGGACCTTAAACATGTCAATGGAATCCCAAGTGCAGCATTCGCTGCGCATAACCATATATCGCCTGCATTCACACCACTTACGTTTGTCAGCACAGCGATAACAATATTTTCTTCTGGAATAAAACCAAAGTTTGAAGAGACGCCAGGTTGTCCCCCACCGTGTTCAACAAGTGTGACGTCACCATAATTCGGTGTAATATGAAGACCATAGCCATAAGAGCGGGTTCCATGCGTTTGATGAACAGGTTGACTCATTATATTCGATTCTTTCAAATAAATTTGACCGTATTTGACTAAATCGAGTACAGTTGAACGAATGCCGCCTCCTGCCGCATAATTCCCAAGCGTTGGCCATGCACATTTTTTAAGAGATTCATTTTCAAATACATAAGGTGTGGCGACGTCATCATATTCTGCAACTTCACTTAACTCAAAAGTGGTCCTGTGCATCTCGCTTGGCAGAATGATTTCTTTTTTTATAAACTCCTTATAATTCATACCTGTGACTTTTTCAATAATCGCACCGAGTAATAAAAACATATCATTGTTATAGCAAAAATATGCGCCTGGTTCACCTAACGGTTGTATGTCCGCTTCTTTTAAATAAAGTAGATGCTCCGTAAACTCTTTCAATTGTTCTTTCCGTTCTATTGTTGGTATGCCTGTTGTATGTGAGAGCAGATGATGGATTTTAATCGCTTCAACATTCTCGTATCCGCTCAATTCAAACTGTGGAAGATGTTGTTTCACGGAGTCATCAAGAGCTAACTTTCCTTCTTCTACTAATTTCATAATCGCTAATGCTGTGAAAGATTTTGTTATGGATGCCGTACCAAAAATTGTATTTGGTGTTACCTTTTTATTATTTTCTATGTTTGCTTTTCCAAACCCTTTTGCAAATATCACTTCGTTATCTCTCGTAATTGCAACGGCAGCGCCTGGAATTTGTTCACGTTCCATGATTTCTTTAATCGCATTCTCGAGTGGTTGCCACTCTGTCATTCTCCTCATCCTTTCGTGCATTTCAATGTTGTTAATTATTTGTATGTTAATACTCTATCATATATATTCACTGTTTTTAGTGAAATCAAAAAAGCGTAACATCTATTTCCCCACATAAACGAATAACTATATACACCTACTTCCTCTGTTTTTATATACCCAAATTTCTCTCTTTTGTACACCCTAATTTAAAGTAAGATGTATCACCGTCAGATACTTATTTGTGATAGGATATAACTTGATAGTTGAAGGAGTGAAATGTTTTGTTAAAACAAAAGATGCTGAGATATATTTCAGTAACACAAAACGAATCAATGAAAATTGAGTTATATAAAGAAGAGAAACGTTACGCAGAAAAGTACAATCTCATCCCAGCTAATGTGGAAGTGATTGAAAAAGATTGCAGAACAAGATTTCAAGATGCTTACGTAGAACGTTGTGAGAAGGAAACGATTGCACTCATTATCGTGGAA
This window of the Sporosarcina pasteurii genome carries:
- a CDS encoding LysM peptidoglycan-binding domain-containing protein encodes the protein MQRHIVGLMLAIALVIGLTGGQATVEASSTYNVQTGDTVWDIAQNDDISVDDLFTWNELESQSPHTLTEQEKKIESKNGTYIVQKGDTLSKIAKMHQISLSNLMNWNGLTGHLIYPGQELSVDGKNPKAPPKNVAKAVTPSTPATENKTTKEPTKQPAQNNKAANQTTNKTANNSTKSNQAPVSASGKEMTVTATAYTAYCQGCSGTTYTGIDLRANPHLKVIAVDPSIIPLGSRVWVEGYGEAIAGDIGGAIKGNIIDVFIENQQDALNWGRRTVQIKVLD
- a CDS encoding S1C family serine protease, with amino-acid sequence MKDDHHSSDELTEEEFIELVLEEQQEALRKARLEKDAPKPKRPFPRWTFWIMALVLTFSTFSAIFEVYSIPAIEFLKTSAKLSQDEEIADFKKSVVVVTTDDGKGTGFSITSDGKIITNYHVIEGNNRVIVTFPDDGRFTATVVDTFPTIDLAVLQVDGKNLPFLTVADEIDFSTEAPIRFIGNPLSFHGIANEGTLLDFTQLSDWDKEVMMIQAPVYRGNSGSPVFNQNGDVIGVIFATMTDHTYGKIGLVVPIEYFHQAHEKPGEE
- a CDS encoding ribonuclease J, with the translated sequence MYVIQYGDDIVIVDCGSKFPDESSLGVDLIIQDIAYLKENREKIRGLLVTHGHEDHIGGIPYFLKQINVPVYATRLTLGLIKIKLKEHGLLRNTDLQLINGDSSLNFGTMDVTFFKTNHSIPDCLGIVFHTPEGIVVHTGDFKFDFTPINDDYADINKMAEIGSKGVLLLLSESTNAERPGFNPSERIIGKKIEEEFRKARKKIFISTFASNVHRVQQVVDAAYKTNRKLVLLGRSMVNVVSVAEELGYLHIPEGMIIEKQDINQFDPEEVAILCTGSQGEAMAALSRLSTSNFRQVEIHPDDTVIFASSPIPGNEKNVTQVIDNLLHLGANVIYGSGTGLHVSGHACQEELKLMLTLMKPKYFMPIHGEFRMLHKHRSLAESVGIELDNIFIMNNGDVIEITGGEARQTKSVHSGHIFVDGLGIGDVGNVVLRDRKLLSEEGIVIIVVTINRKNGELVSNPDIISRGFVYRRDAEELMQEVNELVIKKVAELQGVNRNQQGIVRQTLKKATEQLLYVETKRRPMILPVVIEV
- a CDS encoding alpha/beta-type small acid-soluble spore protein, with protein sequence MAKNNKILVPEARDELDKLKVEVMKQQGFQVPKDHPDNVKFEVADELGIPLSKGKNGQITAENAGKIGGSIGGNMVKEMVRMAQQQMVNRDKE
- a CDS encoding phage holin family protein; translation: MKWFGGILVNAFLFLLLSLIIPSFHVESIGTAILASFILALVNILVRPLLVLFTLPATIFTLGLFLFIINALMLILTHKIVGNGFVIDSFGIALLIAFLMSILNLILNTTVLKASYKLG
- a CDS encoding MBL fold metallo-hydrolase, with the translated sequence MRKFVLVPLLLLSVWLLASCTNDVTPPNGKKIDENSMQVVTFETSPFLRVHYIEAGQADASLLQLVDEEETINILIDTGDWNANDVVTYLQKEKISEIDLITVTHPHADHLGQLDKIINTFTVGEVWMNGDTTNSQVFLNALEAIETNEVDYYEPRAGETFDIGPLQIDVVHPTDLSLNTNSNSIVMRIQYGDIAFLFTGDAERAAEDKMLASGANLNAHILHLGHHGSKTSTSVPFLEAVNPEVAIYSAGMNNAYGLPDMEVIGRVNAHHSIVYGTDKYGTILVETDGHKYHIMTEKQGTLPPPVLADTCVNINTASTEDLQQIIHIGEKTAAELVRLRPFQTLNDLLTLNGIGEKRLEDIKDQNLACIGG
- a CDS encoding DUF3006 domain-containing protein, with amino-acid sequence MDSAYYDRMSGNNQAVLLVESIQKEFILPATSLPSGSKPGSWFHVTVQNDTITSIKIDEAKTSAMKDDIQSRLARLQSNKKSRFKRR
- a CDS encoding dipeptidase, producing the protein MHVIDLHCDVLLRLYEAKGKLSFENAPELDTNYEKLIKGNVRVQAFAIFIWPNMDANEKFQAVLDQVYYFYTEVLGKNQNMKLIKEWSDFDTLQEGEIGALLTLEGVDAIGNDLKKLTILYELGVRSIGLTWNNANLAADGVGEPRGAGLTDFGREVVQFNNDHKILTDVSHLSENAFWDVMEEAKYPIASHSNAKAICDHPRNLSDKQVSAMFAKNGLVHVVYCPQFVKSEGDVTIDDLILHIDHLCSLGGVNHIGLGSDFDGISTKIIQLEDASMHPNLINELLKRYREDEVKGFAYQNFLNNLP
- a CDS encoding gamma-glutamyl-gamma-aminobutyrate hydrolase family protein, whose amino-acid sequence is MGIVLRTSHVRKKGGVAIKPVIGITASRNKKGAAIVNATYIQAILKAGGNPIILPSNLSKNIGDLVRVVDGIVLTGGGDIDPTLFGEEPHIHLGKVDPMRDVAEIALAKEVLRTRKPLLGICRGLQIINVAVGGNMYQDIYHQREKTTIQHSQQAPTCHPSHFVKLKKGSLLQKLVNEERIKVNSFHHQAVKDVPQPLQICGIATDGVIEAIESTIHPFVLGVQWHPEALVQKEDKISIKIFEAFIHKSQESRG